CCCACGCAGAATCCACCTATCCCGAAGAATGTTGTGGGTTACTCCTAGGAAAAATTACCGAGACAGCAGCCGAAGTTATCAGCATACAAGCAACAGAAAATAACTGGTCAGGCAATAAAAGAAACCGCTTTAGTATTGCCCCAGAAGTGCTTTTACAAGCTCAAAAATCGGCGCGGGAAAACCAGCTAGAAATTATTGGTATCTATCATTCTCATCCAGATCATGCCGCCATTCCCTCGGAAATCGATCGCCAATTAGCCTGGTCAGGATATACTTATTTAATTGTCTCCGTAGTTTCAGGGCGGGCGATCGATTTACAAGCTTGGCAACTGGACGAGCGCGAACAATTTCAAATCCAACCTCAAGAATTAAAATGTTTTTGACATCGCTTGAGAACAAAAAAGAAAGGCTGGGGAAAGTTTTTAAAATCCATAATTCCCAGCACCGTATTATCATCTACTTTCCGAAAAGAGTCATTAATCGGCAAATAATCATAAATCATCGTGGCGCTGACTTTGTCCCGATATTCCATCATTCGCAGTCTAGCCTGACTTGTCTGCGTTTTTAGCAAGGAGTTGGTCAGCATCAGTAAAGGTTTCAGAGAATTATTTTTCAGTATCGGCAGCTTCAAAATCCAGTTCATGGCCGTGGGATTGGGTGCCACCTTAAAAATTTTTCCCTGACCATCTAAAAATAACAGGGGGTGGACATTCTCAGTATCAACAAATTCTTTACCATACCAATTAGATGCCTCTAATAAACCATCCATTGGGTGATTTGTCTCAAGTCCAGAACCTTGCCAAAGACCGAGCATAAAGTCTAAACTCACGGGTTCGAGAGCGTCAAACAATTGTAAAGCTATTTCTGTGGTCGTTTGACCAGCTTTAAGAATCGACTGGCAGCTTTCTAATTCTAATGTTGTCATTGTTTCGCTCTTCTTGTGTCCCGACCATAATATTATAGCTTCTCAGCTAGAGGGTCGGGGATTGCTCCTCGGTTAAAATCACCAAATATCCGACATATCTTCAGTCAATGGGTCATCTTATTGCCTTAGGGTTTCCAGCCATTCACTCATTTCTTCCTTGATGGTTTCTTTAAGTTCTTGCAAATCATCTTTATCTATAATCTTAAGACCGTTTCTAGTGGCCAATCCTATAATTAATTACAGGGTCGGAGAACTTGCCTTCTGCAAAAGTCCCATTTATCCCATCTACCCAACTAATCAATTCCATCATAGACAAGACCTTCCTGCTCCCCCACACGCCAAAAATATGTCTCAAAAGCCGATTTATCTAGATTGCCACGCCACGACACCCCTAGATCCGCAAGTTCTGGCGGCGATGTTACCCTATTTTACCGAACACTTTGGTAATGCCAGTAGTATTAATCATGTCTATGGTTGGACAGCCGAGGCCGCGGTTAAACAGGCAAGAGAAACAATCGCCGCTGCTATTAATAGTAGCCCCGAAGAAATTATTTTTACCAGTGGAGCAACGGAGGCCAATAACCTGGCTATCAAAGGGGTTGCCGAAGCTTATTTCGCCAAGGGACGGCACATAGTTACGGTGGTGACAGAACATCGCGCCGTTTTAGATCCCTGTCATTATCTGGAAAAATTGGGTTTTGAGGTGACAATTTTACCCGTCGGTGCTGATGGTCTAATTGACTTGGAATTACTAGAAAAATCTTTGCGTCCTGACACGATTTTGCTGTCAATTATGGCGGCTAATAACGAGATTGGGGTGATTCAACCTTTAGCGGCAATTGGGGCGATTTGTCGCCAGTATCAGGTGCTTTTTCATACGGATGCGGCCCAAGCAATCGGCAAAATTCCCCTAGATGTGGAGGAAATGAATATAGATCTGATGTCCTTAACTGCCCACAAAGTCCACGGACCAAAGGGAATCGGTGCGCTGTACGTCCGGCGCCGGAACCCCAGAGTTCGTCTCGCCGCTCAAATTCAAGGGGGAGGCCAGGAAAAAGGACTGCGATCGGGTACAATATTTACACCGCAAATTGTCGGTTTTGCCAAGGCGGTAGAATTGGGCATCAAAGCGATCGAAGAAGATAACAGCCACTTAAATCAGTTAAAAGCCCGTTTATGGGAGATTATCAGTCAATTAGACAGAATTTATCTCAATGGTCATCCTAGCCAAAGATTAGCCGGAAATTTGAATATTAGTATTGAAGGGGTGGACGGTGCGGCGTTATTGTTAGGATTACAGCCAATAGTGGCTCTTTCCTCCGGTTCTGCCTGTTCTTCTAGCCATACCGCCCCCTCTCACGTTTTAACTGCCTTGGGTCGCCCCGAATCTCTCGCTTATGCCTCCCTGCGCTTCGGGTTGAGTCGTTTTAATACTTTAGAAGAAATTGAACTGGTGGGGGAACAGGTGGTTTTAACGGTTAATTCCCTCCGCAAAGCCAAAAATTTTTGACGTTTCGGCTCCTATCCACAAGTTAGTTTCGGTCTAGGTTTAAAAAATTCCGGAAAAGGTTTCTATGATTGCCTTTGACTGATTGCCGTGCCGGTTAATAACACTGATGCTTGGTTTTCAGTCCAGTGAATCATCCAACTCGGTTGTAATCCCAAAACAATAATAAATAAAGCCAAAGCAATTTCGGGAAATCTTTCGGGCCAGGTACTGCGGGGAATGCGCGATAATTCAGGGGTTAAACGACCAAAGAAAACCCGATTAATCATCAGGAGAAAATATACTGCGGTTAAACCACTAGCAACCAAACATAAGAGCGTTTGTATCGGAAAAATCGGGAAACTGCCACGAAAGACCAAAAATTCGGCGATAAATCCCACCATTCCGGGGATGCCGGCGCTGGCCATAGCCGCTAAAATCATTAACATTCCCGTGATTGGTAAACCTCTTTCTGGATTTAATAAACCGCGTAGATAATCCACATCCCGGCTGCCGGTTTTTTTATACACTACTCCCACCAACAAAAATAACAAAGCGGAAATTAAACCGTGACTAATCATCTGCAAAATCGCCGCGGTGATGCTTAATCTGGTGGTGGCCGCCGCCGCTAGTAAAATATAGGCCATGTGGGAAATGGAAGAATAGGCGACTACTTTTTTCATATCCTTCTGGGCAATAGCGCAACTGGCCCCGTAGAGGGCGCTGATAGCTGCTATCGTTGCTAACCAAGGGGCGATAGTCACCCAAGCGTCAAGAAATAAACCGACTCCAAAGCGCAGCAGTCCATAGGTTCCTAATTTGAGTAATATTCCCGCTAAAAGCACAGAAACGGGGGTAGATGCTTCGACGTGGGCATCCGGTAGCCAAGTATGAAAGGGAAAAATCGGGATTTTGATGGCTAATCCAATCAGAAGGGGAATAAGGAGCAGTAATTGGGTTTTAACGTCTAAATTGTTCGATAAAAGGGGGTTATAGGCGAAATTATTAGCACCGGTTAGCCAAACTAAGCCAAGGAAAGAGATTAGCACTAAAAAGCCAGAAATTGCCGTGTATAATAAAAATTTCATGCCCGCATAACCGCGTCTTTGACCCCCCCAAATGGCAATGAGAAAGTAAAGCGGGACGATTTCTAATTCGTAAAATAGGAAGAATAGCAGTAAATCCTGCGCTAGAAAGGCCCCCGCTACTCCGGCATTGAGTAACAAGAGCAGAGAATAGTAAAATTTCGGTCGGTTAACCTCTGTGCCACTAGCATAAAGAGCAATTATTGTCAAGATGCTGTTAAGAAAAAGTAATGAGAATGACAATCCATCAACACCGAGGGCATAATTGAAACCGAGGAAATTAATCCAAGGCAGGTTAACCGTGAACTGCATTTGCGGGTTACTAGGGTCAAATTGCCAGCCAAGGAGGATATTAAGCAGTAAGAGAACGACAGAAAGAGTTAGAGCTAATCCTCGCACTTTTTTCGCCTCTAGAGGCGTGTAGGCAATCAGTATCGCCCCTATAATCGGTAGCCAAATAAAAGCGTTGAGCATTCTTTAATGGGCATGATAAACCTTCCCATTATTGCCTGAGCGGTCAATCTTTAGCAAGATAAGTAGATAGGTGTTAAAAGTTGTCAGACACTCCCCTTATCAAGGTAGGGTTGATTCAAGGTAGGGTTGATTCATGAATCAACCCTACAGGGGCAAGGGGGGATCGAGCCTAAAACCCATTTTCAATTTAATTATAAACAGCTACTTAAACTGGTGAACATTTAACTTAACTAACGATGAAACAAGAAAAGATCACTCTCAGTCAACTCGAAGGCTTTCTATTTAAGGCGGCGGACATTCTTCGCGGCAAAATGGACGCTTCCGAGTTCAAAGAATTTATCTTTGGGATGTTGTTCCTCAAACGCTTGTCAGACGAGTTTGAGCGCAAGCAAGCGCAACTCAAGAAACAATATGCACACATCCCAGACCCGTCGCTGCTGGCCGAACTCCTAGAAGGCGAAACCTCCTATGGAGAAACATTTTTCGTACCTCCTCGCGCTCGCTGGCATCAATCTTGGCGCGACGAAAACGGCCAGGAAGTCCCGCCGCTCAAACACCTTAAGCAGGACATCGGCAATATGCTCAATAAGGCATTAGCGGCGGTAGAGGATGCTAACGATGCCTTGGCGGGAGTGCTGAAGAATAACATCGATTTTAATGCCACCAAGGGCAAAACCAAGATACCTGACCACAAATGGAAGGATTTACTAGATCACTTCAATCAGCCCCAATTTGTGCTGGTCAACGATAATTTTGAGTTTCCCGACCTATTGGGTGCAGCCTACGAGTACCTAATCAAATACTTTGCCGATAGTGCCGGGAAGAAAGGGGGAGAATTTTACACGCCGGCCGAGGTGGTGCGGCTGTTGGTACAGTTGGTTAAACCCCAAGCGGGCCATACTATCTATGACCCTACCGTGGGGTCGGGCGGTTTCCTTATCCAGTCCTATCAATATGTGGAGGAACAGGGGCAAAACCCCCAGAATCTAGCACTCTACGGACAGGATTCTAACGGTACGGTCTGGTCAATTTGTAATATGAATATGATCCTCCACAACATCACCCGCTTCACCATTGAAAACGGGGATACTCTCGAAGATCCGCTCATTTTAGAAAACGGACAGATTCGCAAGTTTGACCGAGTTCTCGCTAATCCGCCCTTTTCCCAGGATTACAGCCGGGCTAATCTCAAGTTTACCAACCGCTTTCGCGAATTCTGCCCGGAAAAGGGGAAAAAGGCGGATCTGATGTTTGTCCAGCACATGATTGCCAGTCTTAAACCCGACGGCCACATGGCCACTATCATGCCCCATGGGGTGCTATTTCGGGGGGGGAAAGAGAAGCTGATTCGAGAGATCTTAATTGAGGATGATCTGATTGAGGCGATTATTAGTTTGCCACCGGGGTTATTTTATGGCACGGGTATCCCGGCCTGTGTGTTGGTGGTGAATAAAAATAAACCCGAGGAATTAGGCGATAAAATCCTTTTTATTAATGCCGATCGAGAATATGCTGAGGGAAAGAACCAGAATAAATTGCGCCCCGAAGACATTGAAAAGATCGATTATGTCTTTACCCACAAGCGAGAATATCCCAAATATAGCCGCTTGGTAGATAAGTCGGAAATTGTCGAAAAACACGACTTTAATCTTAATATTCGCCGCTATGTGGATAATACGCCAGACCCGGAACCAGAGGATGTAAAAGCTCACTTGATGGGGGGTATTCCGCAGGCTGAAATTGCCGCACAACAGGATACTTTTGCTAAGTTTGGCATCAATACAAATACCCTATTTAAGCCCCTACGCCCCGGCTATGCTAGTTTTTGCCCAGAAATTGCCACGAAAGCCGCTATTAAAGAGAATCTGGAAGCTAATCCCGATTTACAAGCAAGGATAAGCGACCACTATACTACGCTTAAAAATTGGTGGCGAGAAGCGCGGGATGATTTTGCCAAGTTGGAGGGAAATAATATTATGCCCCAAGTGCGGCAGCAATTACTGAGCAGCCTTAAACAGCAGCTGATTCCTTTGGGGGTTTTAGATGAGTTTAAATCGGCGGGGGTGTTTGTTAACTGGTGGCAGCAGATTCGCTATGATCTAAAGACTATTATTAACACTGGCTGGCATCATACTCTTATCCCTGATCAGTATTTATTAGCGGCATTTTTTCAGGCGGAAGAGGCGGCAATTGAGGAACTAGAAAGTAAGATTAGTGCAGTACAAGGGGAGTTAAGCGAAGCGGTGGAATCAGCGCAAGAGGTGGCGAATTATGAACCGGAAGAGGAAGAAACTGTTAGCGCCGCATCGATTAAGAAATGGCTTAAAGAGTTGATAGATGACCTGAAGCAATCCCAGGGCGATTCAGCAGCCAGAGAGCGCCAATCTTACCAACAAGAATACAATGTTATTACTGACATTGAGAATCGGATCAAGTTACTTAAGAATACACTTAAGGAACAGCAGAGTCAGCTTGAGTTAAAGCTGCGCTTAAAACGGGTTGGTGATGAGGAATTTAAGGCTGAAACTGTTGAATTACTTGAGCAGGTACAAAATCAGCTTATGGGGTTAAATGCAAGTAAAAAGGAAGAAAAGGCCAAGATTAACGCGCTTAATAAGGATAAGAAAGCCTTGGAGATTAAATTATCTTATCCTGAGGGATTACTGACTGAAATAGGAGGACAGTTAAGGGATGAAGAAGCGAAAAAATTGATTCTAAAAAAGCTCTATGATTGGGTATCGGAGCAGCTTACTCGTTACTTGAATGGGGAAAAGCGGGGACTTGTCGCTAAGGTTGAGAATCTTTGGGATAAGTATGCGGTATCAAGTCAGGAAATGGAGGCCCAGCGAGAGCAGACTTTAGGACAGTTAAATGAGTTTTTGGTTAAACTAGGGTATAGGGAATAATCTAAGTCAGTTAGGAGCAGGTTATGCAGTCTATTAAAAAGCAATTTGTCACAGATGAAAATCTGAAGCCAGTGGCGGTAATTATTAATTACCAAGATTGGCAAAAAATTGAGGCATTATTGCAGGAAAGTGAACAGGAAGATAGTACAGAGTCTTTTAAAGCACTAGCAGCTTATGCGGGTAGCATTCAACTAACTATCGATCCTTTAGAATATCAAAGTGAGATAAGGAACTCTTGAGTTTTTAAATGTTTTTTTGATTAAGTTGAGGTATTTGGGATGAGTGTGGAAGGTTGGGAGAAAAAAGCCATACAATATTTAGCTAGTGATGTGCATCACTCATTTATTGATGGTGATTGGATTGAAGCACCATATATAATAAACGAAGGAATTCGCCTTATTCAAACAGGCAATATTGGAGTTGGAAAATTCATTGACAGAAATAAGAAATATATTTCTGAATCTTCCTTTGTTGAACTTAGATGTAAGGAGGTTTACAGTGGAGACATATTAATATGTCGATTAGCCGATCCAATTGGTAGATCTTGCATAGTTCCTCCCTTAGAAGAGAAGGCAATTACTTCTGTTGATATTTGTATTCTTCGCATAGACAAACAAAGATATGATAAGTGGTTTATTTCTCACTCTTTGAATCAGCAGTCATTCTTGGATATTTGTCAAAAGGTTGCTGGAGGAAGCACGAGACAGAGAATTAGTAGAAGTAATCTCGGTAAAATTGAGATCGATATTCCACAAAGTAAAGCAGAACAAACCCAAATCGCCACCATCCTCTCAACAATAGACCGCGCGATTGAGCAAACCGAAGCCCTAATTGCCAAGCAGCAGCGCATCAAAACGGGACTAATGCAGGACTTGCTCACCAAAGGAATTGATGAAAACGGCAATATTCGCAGTGAAGAAACCCATGAATTTAAGGATTCACCGCTTGGGAGGATTCCGGTTGAGTGGGAGGTGAAAGAAATAGGAAAAGTTGCATCTTTACAGCGTGGATATGATATTAGAGAAATCGATTTTCTTCCTGGTAACTTTCCAGTTATCGCATCTTCTGGAATTATAGGCTTTCATAAATTTAGAACTTCAATTGGTCCTAATGTTGTTGTAGGCAGGAAAGGCTCTATTGGAAATGTCTATTATATAGGTCTTGACTTTTGGGCGCATGATACCAGTCTTTTTGTAACAAATTTTTTTGGAAACCATGAGAGATATATTTATTATTTATTTGTTTATCTAGAATTAGAGAGATTTGGCACAAAATCAGGCTCACCATCACTTAATAGAAACGATATCCATCCATTGTTAGTAAGTATTCCTAATCCAAATGAGCAAATAGAAATTGCTAGAATTATTTATAATTGCGATGAGTTGCTAACTACACTTTCAAAGGAGCTAGAGAAAAACAAACTCCAAAAAACCGGACTCATGCAAGACCTACTAACTGGCAAAGTTCGAGTTACGGACCTCCTCAACCAAAAAACAGCAGCAAATTGATTCATCGGTCAAACCTATGCAACCAGAGCAAACACCCACAAATCACAAAAACTTAAACATATACCCAGACTTTGCGAAGACAATGGCGATCGCTCGGCGCGGCATCAAAAAATATTGTAACGCCCTGATTGACCTCGCCAAATGAGAGAACCATACTGGCTCAACGAAAAGGAAATCATCGCAATTCATGGCGAAATCCTGATAAACCAAACCGCACTGATCAGGCATACACAACAGCAAGCGATGAAAAAAGGGAAAATAAGAGTTTGCCATGAAAACACCAATAACAAACATCAAACCATCCCCTGAGCAAATTGAGAACTTTTGCCAACGTTGGCACATTACAGAACTGTCCCTATTTGGTTCAGTATTACGCGATGATTTCCGTGTTGATAGCGACATTGATATATTAGTCACCTTTGACCCCCAATTTCAGCGCGGACTAACCGAAACATTGCAAATAAAAGAAGAACTGCAAAACCTATTTGACCGCAAAATTGACTTAATTGTGAAAGCTGCTATAGAACGTAGTGCCAACTGGTTGCGTCGTCAGAATATCCTAGAATCTGCTCAGGTTATCTATGCTAAGAGATATTGAATCCCTCATCGATATCGAACAAGCAGCCAAGCGTATCCTTCGCTTTTCGAGCGGTGTTGAGCAAATTGAGCTAATCACCAATGATGAGAAAATTTCAGCAATTCTCTATCAGATTACAATTATAGGAGAAGCAACAAAACGACTTTCAATGGGATTTCGCCAACAACATCCAGAAATACCGTGGCGAAATCTGGCAGGGATGCGTGATATAATTGTCCATGAATATGATCAAATTGATCTTGATATTGTTTGGGACGTAATTCAGCACGAAATTCCTCAACTATTGAAGCAAATTAAACCTATATTGATGGACTCCAAAACTAATGAAAGCAATTAATTTTAAAACCATCCTAAAAAACGGCATAGTCACCATTCCCGCCGAATATTCTTCTGAATGGGAAGGTAAACAGATCTGCGTTATCTTGTTGGATAATGCAGAGAAGATATTACCCGTCGAAACCACTGATATCAATCCCCTCAAAGGAAGCGTGACATTTGATGAGTAGAAAACGGGTTTCTCCGAGAAACCCGTTTTCTGTGCGTTACTCAACGGATTTAGTATTAGTACACAAAGCAGCGTTGGTTTCCAAAGATGAAAAACCTCATAAATATAGTTATAGCGTTTCCTAAGCTAGTGAGGTACACCTATTTTTCTTCCCTTTTGCCTTTTGCCTCTTGCCTTTTGCCTAAAACCCATAACTTTTGTACCTCAGCAGACTGAAAAACGCTATAAATAAAGGTTATCTGGTCATGAACAAAACACCTCAACCTATCAAACTCGATGAGCGCAACGGGGTCGAAAAGCCCTTACTTGACCAACTATACGGTTTAAATTGGGAAATATTGGATTTAGAGACAAAACAAAAACCACAGGATACTTTTAGAGAAAGCTTTACCGAGGTGGTGATGCTGCCAGTGCTACGAGAACAGCTTACAATCATCAACCCCTGGCTAGAAACCGACCAAATAGAAGAGGCCATCAAACAACTCACCGCCAACTTCCCCAGCACCAACTTACTGGAAAATAACCGCCACGTCTTTAAACTGCTTCAGGAGAATACCAGCGTCTCAGAGAACCGTAAAACAGGCGAAAAAAGCCCCACCGTCAGGTTTATCGACTTTGACCACCCAACTAACAACCGCTTTATCGCCGTTTGCCAGTTTAAGGTGCGGATTCTAGGCACAGAAAACCACATCATCCCCGATATTGTCCTCTTTCTCAATGGGCTGCCAGTGGTGGTCATTGAATGTAAATCTCCCAAAGTCAAAGAACCCATTGCCGAGGCGATCGAGCAACTCCTCCGCTACAGCGAACAGCGCGGCGCTAAGGGCGAGGGAAATGTCCCCCTCTTCTTCTATAACCAGTTTGTCGTAGCTACCTGCCGCAATCAGGCAAAATTTGGCACCATTACCACCCACACCGAAAAATACTTCTTCCGTTGGGCTGACCCCTATCCCCGCACCCTAGAAGAACTAGAACACGGTATTAGCTCCCCCAATGACCAGCAGCGACTGGTGGCGGGAATGTTTGCCCCCGATAACCTCCTAGAGATTATTCGCAACTTCACCCTTTTCTCCATCAACAACAAGGGAGAAACCATCAAAATCGTCGGGCGTTATCAGCAGTTTCGTGCCGTCAAGAAAGCCGTGGAGCGTCTCCTAGAGGGCAAAACCCCCCGGGAGCGCAGCGGCATTATCTGGCATACCCAGGGGTCAGGTAAGTCCCTTACCATGATGTTTATGGTGCGGGCCATGTACCGCCATAACAACCTTTCCCAGTGGAAAGTGGTATTTATCACCGATCGCACCCAACTAGAGCAGCAACTCGCCGAGACCGGCCAAAGTGTTGGCTTTACCGTTAAGCCCGCCAATAGCATCGCCAAACTGAAGGAACTACTTCGCAGCGACTCCTCGGATCTGGTCATGGCCATGATCCACAAATTCCAAGAGCGGGAACTGCGGGAGACCTTCCCGGAGCTAAACCGGAGCAGCAACATCCTGGTGATGACCGATGAGGCCCACCGCTCTCAGTACAGCCTGCTGGGGACAAACCTCGACAAAGCTCTCCCCTACGCTTCCCGTATTGGCTACACCGGCACCCCCATCGACAAAACTGAGAAAGTTTTCGGGGACTACATCGACAAGTACACCATGGGCCAGTCCATCGAGGACGGCGTGACCCTAGAAATTGTTTACACCGGGCGCACTCATAACGCCGAGGTGTCTGATCAGACAGCTATGGATGCGGCTTTTGCCGATGTCTTCAGTGAGTACAACCTGCAAGAGCGGCTGCAGATTTTGGGCCATGGTTCGCGGGATGCCTACCTAGAAGCTCATCCCACCATCGCCGCTAAAGCCAAGGATATGGTGCAGCACTATCTCCAGTGGATTTTTCCCAACGGCTACAAGGCCCAGGTGGTGGCGACTTCCCGGGAGGCGGCGGTGCGGTACAAAGAGCATTTAGATGCTGCCCTGGCCGAGGAGATTGCCAAATTGGAGCAGGGGAATCCCCACCAGCTTAACCTCGATCGCCTGAAGCGACTTAAGACCGATGTGGTCATCTCCGGCAGTCATAACGACCTACCCCACCTCAAGCAATACAGCAACTCCACCCGCCACGATACTACTATTAAAAGCTTTAAACTGCCCTTTGACGCAAGGGATGAGGGGATTACTGGAGATGTGGGCATTGTCATCGTCAATAATATGCTACTGACTGGCTTTGATGCCCCAGTAGAGCAGGTGATGTATCTCGATAGGGTCATCCAGGCCCACAACCTGTTACAGGCGATCGCCCGTGTCAACCGAGTCGGCGGTGCGAACAAGGATAAAGGCTTTGTCGTGGACTATGTAGGCATCGGCCACCACCTGAAGCGAGCTATTGATAACTACGACGAGCGAGAGCAGCAAGAAGTCGAGGAAACCTTAAGTTTTCCCGAGGACGAGATCCGTCAACTTGAGGATGATCACCGCAAAATCCTCGCACTCTTGAAGCAACATGGACTCACCGACCTGAACGATCAAGATGCCTTTTTCGACCTCTTCTATGATGAGGATGTGCGATTCGAGTTCATGCTGGCCTTCAAGAAGCTGACCCGCAGCCTTAACTTGGTCTATCCCGCCAAGGAGGCCTTGAACTATATGAGAGACTACCAATCTCTCACCGCAGTGAATATACTAGCGGGGAAGCACTTCCGCGATGAGCGCCTGAGTATGAAGGGAATCCCACCCAAGCTGCGGGCCCTGACCGACCAGTATCTGCAATCAAGGGGAATCGACGAGAAAGTTAAACCGATCTCGATCTTGGATAAGGACTTTGAGAGTCATGTCCAGAAACACCAGCGAGTCAAAACAAAGGCCGCCGCAATCGAACACGCTCTCCGCCACTATATCGAGATCGATCTGGTGGACGATCCCGAACTGCAAGCCTCCTTTTCTGAAGCACTGAGAGCCATCTTCGAGGAGTTTAAAGACAATTGGGACAAGATTTACCAAGAACTGGAAAAACTGCGCCAGAAGGCGAGAGAAGCAAAAAATGAGCCTACCTACGGACTGGACAGGAAAAAGCAGCTGCCCTTCTTTCGGATGTTCAAACGGGAGTGTTTTGGAGAAGCGGCATTAACTGACGATATGGTTTCTCAGATGGTCGCTCTCACTCAACAGGTATTTACCGTTGTTGAGCAGGAGTTACAATTAACTAGCTTTTGGGAGAGCATTCCCGCTCGCAAGAAACTTAAGGCAGAGATTCAAAAAGTGTTACTCTCTCCCGACTTTTTCCAAATTCCTAATCTTATGGACAATCGAGAACAGATTATCTCGCGGGTGATGGAAATAGCAGAGAAAAATAACGACCGAATTTTTTAGGCTGAATCGAGTAAAATTGAGCGACTTTTAATATGAAACTTGACTATAAAATCATTTATTCTTCCAGTCGTAAGACCCTGACCATTACCGTGGAACGTGATCG
This portion of the Microcystis aeruginosa NIES-2549 genome encodes:
- a CDS encoding DUF86 domain-containing protein, translating into MLRDIESLIDIEQAAKRILRFSSGVEQIELITNDEKISAILYQITIIGEATKRLSMGFRQQHPEIPWRNLAGMRDIIVHEYDQIDLDIVWDVIQHEIPQLLKQIKPILMDSKTNESN
- a CDS encoding type I restriction endonuclease subunit R: MNKTPQPIKLDERNGVEKPLLDQLYGLNWEILDLETKQKPQDTFRESFTEVVMLPVLREQLTIINPWLETDQIEEAIKQLTANFPSTNLLENNRHVFKLLQENTSVSENRKTGEKSPTVRFIDFDHPTNNRFIAVCQFKVRILGTENHIIPDIVLFLNGLPVVVIECKSPKVKEPIAEAIEQLLRYSEQRGAKGEGNVPLFFYNQFVVATCRNQAKFGTITTHTEKYFFRWADPYPRTLEELEHGISSPNDQQRLVAGMFAPDNLLEIIRNFTLFSINNKGETIKIVGRYQQFRAVKKAVERLLEGKTPRERSGIIWHTQGSGKSLTMMFMVRAMYRHNNLSQWKVVFITDRTQLEQQLAETGQSVGFTVKPANSIAKLKELLRSDSSDLVMAMIHKFQERELRETFPELNRSSNILVMTDEAHRSQYSLLGTNLDKALPYASRIGYTGTPIDKTEKVFGDYIDKYTMGQSIEDGVTLEIVYTGRTHNAEVSDQTAMDAAFADVFSEYNLQERLQILGHGSRDAYLEAHPTIAAKAKDMVQHYLQWIFPNGYKAQVVATSREAAVRYKEHLDAALAEEIAKLEQGNPHQLNLDRLKRLKTDVVISGSHNDLPHLKQYSNSTRHDTTIKSFKLPFDARDEGITGDVGIVIVNNMLLTGFDAPVEQVMYLDRVIQAHNLLQAIARVNRVGGANKDKGFVVDYVGIGHHLKRAIDNYDEREQQEVEETLSFPEDEIRQLEDDHRKILALLKQHGLTDLNDQDAFFDLFYDEDVRFEFMLAFKKLTRSLNLVYPAKEALNYMRDYQSLTAVNILAGKHFRDERLSMKGIPPKLRALTDQYLQSRGIDEKVKPISILDKDFESHVQKHQRVKTKAAAIEHALRHYIEIDLVDDPELQASFSEALRAIFEEFKDNWDKIYQELEKLRQKAREAKNEPTYGLDRKKQLPFFRMFKRECFGEAALTDDMVSQMVALTQQVFTVVEQELQLTSFWESIPARKKLKAEIQKVLLSPDFFQIPNLMDNREQIISRVMEIAEKNNDRIF